From the Taeniopygia guttata chromosome 20, bTaeGut7.mat, whole genome shotgun sequence genome, one window contains:
- the ZHX3 gene encoding zinc fingers and homeoboxes protein 3 isoform X2 — translation MASKRKSTTPCMIPVKTLVLQETEQDAGEDDPEGTQAEAPAEGPAVSDAGASNSNNGALSNGHRGIADGDTYICKPCDFGSQDLHQFFGHLDSEHSDFSKDPAFACVGCSFLANSHEGLSHHNTEAHAGETSFVWRLVKQDGHTTVEQSLCEASSSHDLPGEVPEEGADGQSEIIITKTPIMKIMKGKPEAKKIHTLKENVSSQLGGESEMKDGEHSFSNGSVPVSQPTASSSKSSHIVNGSIIGNVPVLQAGVAQLVSLQQQPPLHQQLPTSKSLPKVMIPLSSIPTYNAAMDSNSFLKNSFNKFPYPTKAELCYLTVVTKYPEEQLKIWFTAQRLKQGISWSPEEIEDARKKMFNTVIQSVPQPTITVLNTPLVANPGTVPHLIQATLPGHVVGQPEGTGGLLVTQPIMANGLKGTSSSFTLAVTSVPKPQPAAQHSTVSSSNTSGVKVVNSAQSLLTACPAISSQTFLDPNVYKNKKSHEQLSALKGSFCRNQFPGQAEVERLTKITGLSTKEIRKWFSDRRYHYRNVRGGRAVFPGDSALDSLPEITLDVPPRGAELSPAAVAATPAPHHPARRQSWHQAPDFTPTKYKERAPEQLKALESSFAQNPLPAEEEVNRLRGETKMTRREIDSWFSERRKKKVAEENKKVEEVAQQEDEEAENGGGEGEDSSDEQKATSENGSVDASGSNPNSAERKVSPIKINLKNLRVTESNGKNEVPGTGANEKGDGSSSRPPTPPKTKLNFKKTAQQRHLLKQMFVQTQRPTNQEYDAIVSQTGLPRAEVIRWFGDSRYGYKNGQLKWYENYRRGVFPPGLVELSPAGREVLEDYYEKHKGLREEDVPGLCERARLGAQQLKKQTEPKPPAPEDPLLPLRRNL, via the exons ATGGCGAGCAAAAGGAAATCCACAACTCCCTGCATGATACCAGTAAAAACACTGGTGCttcaggagacagaacaggatGCTGGAGAAGATGATCCTGAAGGAACACAAGCAGAGGCTCCTGCAGAAGGACCAGCAGTGAGTGATGCTGGGGCCAGCAACAGCAATAATGGAGCTTTGTCCAACGGGCACCGCGGCATTGCCGACGGTGACACTTACATCTGCAAGCCTTGTGACTTCGGGTCTCAAGACCTTCACCAGTTCTTTGGGCACTTGGACTCTGAGCACTCAGACTTTAGCAAAGACCCCGCGTTCGCGTGTGTGGGGTGCAGCTTCCTGGCCAACAGCCACGAAGGGCTCTCCCACCACAACACCGAGGCGCACGCCGGCGAGACCAGCTTTGTGTGGAGGCTGGTGAAGCAGGACGGTCATACAACCGTGGAGCAAAGTCTCTGtgaggccagcagcagccatgaCCTGCCAGGAGAGGTCCCTGAGGAAGGGGCAGACGGCCAGTCTGAAATTATCATTACCAAAACCCCTATCATGAAGATAATGAAGGGTAAACCCGAggccaaaaaaatccacacgCTGAAGGAGAATGTGTCAAGTCAGCTGGGTGGTGAGTCAGAGATGAAGGATGGAGAGCATTCATTCTCAAATGGGTCGGTGCCAGTCAGCCAGCCCACTGCAAGTTCATCAAAGTCATCCCACATAGTGAATGGCTCCATCATAGGAAACGTGCCTGTGCTGCAGGCGGGTGTTGCACAGCTTgtgtctctgcagcagcagcccccgcTGCATCAGCAGCTCCCTACATCCAAGTCCCTTCCCAAGGTGATGATCCCACTGAGCAGCATTCCCACATACAATGCCGCCATGGACTCCAACAGCTTCCTGAAAAACTCTTTCAACAAGTTCCCCTACCCCACCAAAGCTGAGCTCTGCTACTTGACTGTGGTGACCAAGtacccagaggagcagctgaagatCTGGTTCACTGCCCAGAGGCTGAAGCAGGGCATTAGCTGGTCACCAGAGGAGATTGAAGATGCCAGGAAGAAGATGTTCAACACTGTTATTCAGTCTGTGCCACAACCCACCATTACAGTGCTGAACACGCCCCTGGTTGCAAATCCTGGGACTGTTCCCCATCTTATCCAGGCAACTTTACCAGGCCATGTGgtggggcagccagaggggacaggggggctGCTGGTCACGCAGCCCATCATGGCAAACGGGTTGAAGGGCACCAGCTCCTCTTTCACCTTGGCAGTGACTTCTGTCCCCaagccacagccagcagcacagcacagcaccgTGAGCTCCAGCAACACATCCGGGGTCAAGGTGGTCAACAGCGCCCAGTCCCTGCTCACCGCCTGCCCTGCCATCTCCTCCCAGACCTTCCTGGATCCCAATGTCTACAAGAATAAGAAGTCCCATGAGCAGCTCTCAGCCCTCAAAGGCAGCTTCTGCAGAAACCAGTTCCCTGGCCAGGCTGAAGTCGAGCGGCTGACAAAGATCACGGGCTTGTCCACCAAGGAGATCCGAAAATGGTTCAGTGACAGGAGGTACCACTACAGGAATGTGAGAGGCGGCCGGGCCGTCTTCCCTGGAGACAGTGCTCTTGATTCCCTGCCCGAAATCACCTTAGATGTCCCacccagaggagctgagctgagccctgcagcGGTGGCAGCTACGCCAGCCCCTCACCACCCAGCACGGCGGCAGTCGTGGCACCAGGCGCCCGACTTCACCCCAACCAAGTACAAGGAGCGAGCGCCGGAGCAGCTGAAGGCCCTGGAGAGCAGCTTTGCCCAAAATCCACTTCCTGCAGAGGAAGAGGTGAACCGCCTGAGGGGGGAGACGAAGATGACACGGAGGGAGATCGACAGCTGGTTCTcggagaggaggaagaagaaggtggCGGAGGAGAATAAGAAAGTGGAGGAGGTGGCTCAGCAGGAGGACGAGGAGGCAGAGAATGGCGGCGGGGAAGGGGAAGACTCCTCGGATGAGCAGAAGGCCACGAGTGAAAACGGCTCAGTCGACGCCTCCGGCAGCAACCCCAACTCGGCGGAGCGGAAGGTGAGTCCCATCAAAATCAACCTGAAAAACCTGCGAGTGACCGAGTCCAACGGCAAAAACGAGGTACCGGGGACCGGCGCAAATGAAAAGGGGGACGGCAGCTCCAGCCGGCCGCCCACCCCTCCCAAAACCAAACTGAACTTCAAAAAAACGGCCCAGCAGCGGCATCTGCTGAAGCAAATGTTCGTGCAGACCCAGCGCCCCACGAACCAGGAGTATGATGCCATCGTGTCCCAGACGGGCCTGCCGCGGGCCGAGGTCATTCGCTGGTTCGGGGACAGCCGCTATGGCTACAAGAACGGGCAGCTGAAGTGGTATGAGAACTACCGGCGGGGGGTGTTCCCCCCGGGGCTGGTGGAGCTCAGCCCCGCCGGCCGGGAGGTGCTCGAGGACTACTACGAGAAGCACaaggggctgcgggaggaggaCGTGCCCGGCCTCTGCGAGCGCGCCCGCCTCGGCGCCCAGCAGCTCAAG AAACAGACTGAACCCAAGCCACCAGCCCCGGAGGATCCGCTCTTACCCTTGAGAAGAAATTTGTGA
- the ZHX3 gene encoding zinc fingers and homeoboxes protein 3 isoform X1 has translation MASKRKSTTPCMIPVKTLVLQETEQDAGEDDPEGTQAEAPAEGPAVSDAGASNSNNGALSNGHRGIADGDTYICKPCDFGSQDLHQFFGHLDSEHSDFSKDPAFACVGCSFLANSHEGLSHHNTEAHAGETSFVWRLVKQDGHTTVEQSLCEASSSHDLPGEVPEEGADGQSEIIITKTPIMKIMKGKPEAKKIHTLKENVSSQLGGESEMKDGEHSFSNGSVPVSQPTASSSKSSHIVNGSIIGNVPVLQAGVAQLVSLQQQPPLHQQLPTSKSLPKVMIPLSSIPTYNAAMDSNSFLKNSFNKFPYPTKAELCYLTVVTKYPEEQLKIWFTAQRLKQGISWSPEEIEDARKKMFNTVIQSVPQPTITVLNTPLVANPGTVPHLIQATLPGHVVGQPEGTGGLLVTQPIMANGLKGTSSSFTLAVTSVPKPQPAAQHSTVSSSNTSGVKVVNSAQSLLTACPAISSQTFLDPNVYKNKKSHEQLSALKGSFCRNQFPGQAEVERLTKITGLSTKEIRKWFSDRRYHYRNVRGGRAVFPGDSALDSLPEITLDVPPRGAELSPAAVAATPAPHHPARRQSWHQAPDFTPTKYKERAPEQLKALESSFAQNPLPAEEEVNRLRGETKMTRREIDSWFSERRKKKVAEENKKVEEVAQQEDEEAENGGGEGEDSSDEQKATSENGSVDASGSNPNSAERKVSPIKINLKNLRVTESNGKNEVPGTGANEKGDGSSSRPPTPPKTKLNFKKTAQQRHLLKQMFVQTQRPTNQEYDAIVSQTGLPRAEVIRWFGDSRYGYKNGQLKWYENYRRGVFPPGLVELSPAGREVLEDYYEKHKGLREEDVPGLCERARLGAQQLKVWFAAKAEQEGRGSGPEAAGSGTGPRGAGAEALESSEAWEPGGREGSAGTPDAPGPPPATGLETD, from the exons ATGGCGAGCAAAAGGAAATCCACAACTCCCTGCATGATACCAGTAAAAACACTGGTGCttcaggagacagaacaggatGCTGGAGAAGATGATCCTGAAGGAACACAAGCAGAGGCTCCTGCAGAAGGACCAGCAGTGAGTGATGCTGGGGCCAGCAACAGCAATAATGGAGCTTTGTCCAACGGGCACCGCGGCATTGCCGACGGTGACACTTACATCTGCAAGCCTTGTGACTTCGGGTCTCAAGACCTTCACCAGTTCTTTGGGCACTTGGACTCTGAGCACTCAGACTTTAGCAAAGACCCCGCGTTCGCGTGTGTGGGGTGCAGCTTCCTGGCCAACAGCCACGAAGGGCTCTCCCACCACAACACCGAGGCGCACGCCGGCGAGACCAGCTTTGTGTGGAGGCTGGTGAAGCAGGACGGTCATACAACCGTGGAGCAAAGTCTCTGtgaggccagcagcagccatgaCCTGCCAGGAGAGGTCCCTGAGGAAGGGGCAGACGGCCAGTCTGAAATTATCATTACCAAAACCCCTATCATGAAGATAATGAAGGGTAAACCCGAggccaaaaaaatccacacgCTGAAGGAGAATGTGTCAAGTCAGCTGGGTGGTGAGTCAGAGATGAAGGATGGAGAGCATTCATTCTCAAATGGGTCGGTGCCAGTCAGCCAGCCCACTGCAAGTTCATCAAAGTCATCCCACATAGTGAATGGCTCCATCATAGGAAACGTGCCTGTGCTGCAGGCGGGTGTTGCACAGCTTgtgtctctgcagcagcagcccccgcTGCATCAGCAGCTCCCTACATCCAAGTCCCTTCCCAAGGTGATGATCCCACTGAGCAGCATTCCCACATACAATGCCGCCATGGACTCCAACAGCTTCCTGAAAAACTCTTTCAACAAGTTCCCCTACCCCACCAAAGCTGAGCTCTGCTACTTGACTGTGGTGACCAAGtacccagaggagcagctgaagatCTGGTTCACTGCCCAGAGGCTGAAGCAGGGCATTAGCTGGTCACCAGAGGAGATTGAAGATGCCAGGAAGAAGATGTTCAACACTGTTATTCAGTCTGTGCCACAACCCACCATTACAGTGCTGAACACGCCCCTGGTTGCAAATCCTGGGACTGTTCCCCATCTTATCCAGGCAACTTTACCAGGCCATGTGgtggggcagccagaggggacaggggggctGCTGGTCACGCAGCCCATCATGGCAAACGGGTTGAAGGGCACCAGCTCCTCTTTCACCTTGGCAGTGACTTCTGTCCCCaagccacagccagcagcacagcacagcaccgTGAGCTCCAGCAACACATCCGGGGTCAAGGTGGTCAACAGCGCCCAGTCCCTGCTCACCGCCTGCCCTGCCATCTCCTCCCAGACCTTCCTGGATCCCAATGTCTACAAGAATAAGAAGTCCCATGAGCAGCTCTCAGCCCTCAAAGGCAGCTTCTGCAGAAACCAGTTCCCTGGCCAGGCTGAAGTCGAGCGGCTGACAAAGATCACGGGCTTGTCCACCAAGGAGATCCGAAAATGGTTCAGTGACAGGAGGTACCACTACAGGAATGTGAGAGGCGGCCGGGCCGTCTTCCCTGGAGACAGTGCTCTTGATTCCCTGCCCGAAATCACCTTAGATGTCCCacccagaggagctgagctgagccctgcagcGGTGGCAGCTACGCCAGCCCCTCACCACCCAGCACGGCGGCAGTCGTGGCACCAGGCGCCCGACTTCACCCCAACCAAGTACAAGGAGCGAGCGCCGGAGCAGCTGAAGGCCCTGGAGAGCAGCTTTGCCCAAAATCCACTTCCTGCAGAGGAAGAGGTGAACCGCCTGAGGGGGGAGACGAAGATGACACGGAGGGAGATCGACAGCTGGTTCTcggagaggaggaagaagaaggtggCGGAGGAGAATAAGAAAGTGGAGGAGGTGGCTCAGCAGGAGGACGAGGAGGCAGAGAATGGCGGCGGGGAAGGGGAAGACTCCTCGGATGAGCAGAAGGCCACGAGTGAAAACGGCTCAGTCGACGCCTCCGGCAGCAACCCCAACTCGGCGGAGCGGAAGGTGAGTCCCATCAAAATCAACCTGAAAAACCTGCGAGTGACCGAGTCCAACGGCAAAAACGAGGTACCGGGGACCGGCGCAAATGAAAAGGGGGACGGCAGCTCCAGCCGGCCGCCCACCCCTCCCAAAACCAAACTGAACTTCAAAAAAACGGCCCAGCAGCGGCATCTGCTGAAGCAAATGTTCGTGCAGACCCAGCGCCCCACGAACCAGGAGTATGATGCCATCGTGTCCCAGACGGGCCTGCCGCGGGCCGAGGTCATTCGCTGGTTCGGGGACAGCCGCTATGGCTACAAGAACGGGCAGCTGAAGTGGTATGAGAACTACCGGCGGGGGGTGTTCCCCCCGGGGCTGGTGGAGCTCAGCCCCGCCGGCCGGGAGGTGCTCGAGGACTACTACGAGAAGCACaaggggctgcgggaggaggaCGTGCCCGGCCTCTGCGAGCGCGCCCGCCTCGGCGCCCAGCAGCTCAAGGTGTGGTTTGCGGCGAAGGCcgagcaggagggcaggggcTCCGGCCCCGAGGCGGCCGGCAGCGGGACAGGGCCGCGCGGAGCCGGCGCGGAGGCGTTGGAGAGCAGCGAGGCGTGGGAGCCGGGCGGCCGGGAGGGCAGCGCCGGGACCCCCGACGCCCCCGGCCCACCGCCCGCCACAGGGCTGG AAACAGACTGA